A stretch of Aedes aegypti strain LVP_AGWG chromosome 2, AaegL5.0 Primary Assembly, whole genome shotgun sequence DNA encodes these proteins:
- the LOC5574912 gene encoding aspartate--tRNA ligase, cytoplasmic translates to MVEDTIKEEQEQSKKAAKKAAKDAAKAAKKAEHKAAAAAEKGQQETTGDESKDYSVGLYGVTKMIQSTGKHADRNFVMVHDLSTCAKDSLVWVRGRVHTSRAKGKQCFLVLRQQSSTVQCVLAVNDSTVSKQMVKFSGSIPRESIIDIKAKVVQVESKIESCTEQNLELHVVEIFLVSAAKAQLPLQIEDAARPEKSDDPEALKIRVNQDTRLDNRVLDLRTPANQAIFRLEAGVCKLFRDILSNKGFTEIHTPKIISAASEGGANVFTVSYFKESAYLAQSPQLYKQMAIAADFDKVFTVGAVFRAEDSNTHRHLTEFVGLDLEMAFKYHYHEVLDTIGNTFTEIFKGLRDNYAREIAAVGQQYNVEPFKFLEPPLKLEYAQAVTMLREAGVTMDDEEDLSTPSEKLLGRLVKAKYDTDFYILDKFPLAVRPFYTMPDPSNPKYSNSYDMFMRGEEILSGAQRIHDPEYLVERAKHHAIDISKIAAYIEAFRFGCPPHAGGGIGMERVVMLYLGLDNIRKTSMFPRDPKRLTP, encoded by the exons ATGGTAGAGGACACTATCAAAGAAGAGCAGGAGCAATCCAAGAAAGCCGCCAAGAAGGCAGCAAAGGATGCCGCCAAGGCCGCTAAG AAAGCTGAACACAAGGCGGCCGCTGCCGCCGAAAAGGGCCAGCAGGAAACGACCGGAGACGAGAGCAAAGACTACTCGGTCGGCCTGTACGGTGTGACCAAAATGATCCAGAGCACGGGCAAGCACGCCGACCGAAACTTCGTGATGGTTCACGATTTGTCCACCTGCGCAAAGGACTCCCTTGTGTGGGTTCGAGGTCGAGTCCACACGTCCCGTGCCAAGGGCAAGCAGTGCTTCTTGGTGCTCCGTCAGCAGAGCAGCACCGTCCAGTGTGTGCTGGCCGTGAACGACAGCACCGTTTCGAAGCAGATGGTCAAATTTTCCGGAAGCATTCCACGGGAAAGCATCATCGACATCAAAGCCAAGGTTGTCCAGGTGGAAAGCAAGATAGAATCGTGCACGGAACAGAACCTGGAGCTGCATGTTGTTGAGATTTTCCTGGTTTCGGCAGCGAAGGCTCAACTTCCGCTGCAGATTGAAGACGCCGCGCGGCCGGAGAAATCCGACGATCCGGAAGCGTTGAAAATCCGTGTCAACCAGGACACCCGATTGGACAATCGGGTCCTGGACTTGAGAACGCCTGCGAATCAGGCCATTTTCCGTTTGGAGGCTGGCGTGTGCAAACTGTTCCGTGACATCCTGTCGAATAAGGGCTTCACGGAAATCCATACGCCGAAGATTATCTCCGCTGCCAGTGAGGGAGGCGCCAACGTCTTTACGGTCAGCTACTTTAAAG AATCGGCTTATCTGGCTCAATCTCCGCAGTTGTACAAGCAGATGGCGATCGCCGCTGACTTCGACAAGGTGTTCACCGTGGGCGCCGTGTTCCGAGCGGAAGACTCCAACACTCACCGGCATTTGACCGAATTCGTTGGTCTCGATCTGGAAATGGCCTTCAAATATCATTATCATGAGGTGTTGGACACCATCGGCAACACATTCACCGAAATCTTCAAGGGTCTGCGCGATAA CTATGCCCGCGAAATCGCCGCCGTTGGTCAGCAATACAACGTTGAACCGTTCAAGTTTTTGGAACCTCCATTAAAGCTAGAATACGCCCAGGCGGTTACCATGTTGCGGGAGGCCGGTGTTACCATGGACGACGAAGAGGATCTTTCGACGCCGAGTGAAAAGCTTCTTGGTAGATTGGTGAAGGCCAAGTACGATACCGATTTCTATATTTTGGACAAATTCCCGCTGGCGGTGCGACCGTTCTACACGATGCCCGACCCCAGCAATCCCAAATATTCCAACTCGTACGATATGTTTATGCGCGGCGAGGAGATCCTGTCCGGAGCGCAACGTATCCACGATCCGGAATACTTGGTGGAACGCGCAAAGCATCACGCAATCG acatttcaaaaattgccGCCTACATCGAAGCGTTCCGTTTCGGGTGTCCTCCGCATGCCGGCGGTGGCATCGGTATGGAGCGCGTTGTCATGCTGTACCTAGGGTTGGACAACATCCGAAAAACGTCGATGTTCCCCCGTGACCCGAAGCGGCTTACGCCTTAA